GGCCGCTGCTTTGGAAAGGACGGGCTGCAGTACATCTGCTTCATCTCTGATGATTCCGTAGACGATGGGCTCAGCTCCCAGTTCGGTCATGAATGTTCGCAGTAGAGAGGTATTCGTATCACGGATTTGTCCAATGTCGGGTGTGTTTCCCGGGGGAATGAGTTCATTTCCGGTTGAGATGATCCCAACCCGTGGACATTTCCTGACGAGAACCGGGTCAAGTCCAAAGGCAGCAAGAACCCCGGCTGTCTGTGCCGTGATTATATGACCTGCCGAGAATACTTCCTCATCTTTTGAGAAGTCTTCATTGTATTTCAGAACATCAAGTCCTGGGTTAACTGCCCCTTTGACGAGCAGTGTGGTCCCTGCAAGTTCAGCCTGCTCCTGCATTATGACGGCATCGGCATTTTCAGGCATGACGCCGCCGGTTGGAATATATTTTGCCTCTTTCTCCCCAATACTGCCTGAGTTATTTTCCCCCATGGCTATTTTCCCAACCAGCTTGAGGAGGTTTGGACGCAGTTCGCCGGCTCCCAGTGTGTCTATGGAACGTACAGCATATCCGTCTTTCACCGATCGGTTGAATCCGGGTATATCTGCCGGGGAGCAGACGGGTTCTGCCAAGATTCTTCCAGAGGCTTTGTCTAACGCGACCTGTTCTGTTGGAAGAAGTTTTGCAAGTGATAGGAGTGTTTTTTCCGCTTCTTCGACTGATACAAGTTTGAGGAATCTCATGCGCGTTCCTCAGATATCATAAGTATTGTTCTGTAGTATCCTCTCTTCATTCATAAGGAGTGGTTTTTCCAAACGCTTAATCTTAGCGTAAGCTTCCTGCAGATTAGATATACTTGCGCTGAAATGTGGTGAAAATCTGGGGATATTAATTTATCACGATTAATCATGTCAAAAAGAATGATTGATATATCGGCTCCTGCCTAAAGAGTATAATCACGTCACATTGGGTTTTTCGACTGAATTGTGAAGGGGTTTATTTATGGTTACATTCAGTCCTGCGCAGGTATGCGTGAAAATTGGAACCGCTGGTACATATAAGACCAGTCTCCCGGCATTGAATATGCTGGTTCGTGCGTTTCTTGCCGGCGCCTATGTTGCAATGGGTGCTACGCTTGCAACAGTCAGTTCTACTGACGTCGCGGCCTATTTCGGCCCGGGTATATCCCAACTGATCGTCGGTGCTGTCTTCCCGGTTGGATTAATGCTTGTTGTCTTCACCGGAGCTGAGCTTTTTACCGGTGATGCAATGTTTGCTCCGATGTCGATTCTTCAGGGTTATATTAGGATGCGAAAACTGGTTTATCTCTGGGCGATCGTTTACGTAGGAAATCTTATCGGGTCAGTGTTTATGGCATTTCTTGTCAGCTATGGTCCTTACACTTCATGGGATAATGCCGGAGTCGCGACGGTAACGATTTTTGGTCTTCGTGCGATCCAGATCGGAGCAGCCAAAGTTGCTTACACAGGAACAATGGGTTTTCTCTCCTGTTTCTTTAAAGGAATCCTTTGTAACTGGCTTGTGTGTCTCGCTTTATTCCTGGGTCTTGCTGCGGACGATGTGATATCGAAGATCGCTGCCCTCTGGTTTCCCATCATGGCTTTTGCGACATCAGGATTTGAACACTGCGTTGCAAATATGTTTTTCATCCCGGCTGCGATCATTACGAACGGCTTTACCGGGAATATCGTCACAAATCTGAACTGGGTTGATATGTGGACACATAACATCATTTGGACAACACTCGGCAACATTGTTGGTGCGGTTGTTTTCATGGCATGCGTCTATTATTATTGTTACAAATCGGAGATATGCGTCTTGTCTGAAAAAAATAAGATGCAGTACTCATCTTCTATTCACTTTTTTAATCCCAACTTTCTTTTTACCATATCAAGAATGAGGCAGTCTCACGAAAATACTCTCACTCCGGCAGTAATCGGATAATCTCCGGCAGAGAAATCCGGTTGGGGGCAATCTTAAATGGATTGTTTCAACATCTCATTTTTCAGGAGAAATTGTCGTATTATAATTTGCTTAATTGTGCTAATCCTACAATTTATCTGCGTGAGTTGTTTCGCCCTGCTAGGGTGTGTTTATGTCTTTCTCTATGATCTCCGCGCATTCAGGAAAAACGGGGTTGGTTAAAACAATTTTATTAACATTAGCTCATAATATAAATAACTTAGTTAATCATTATCTTAAAACTTGGTTAGAAATTATCACGAATCTTCATGTCAATTGGTATGATTTAAATAGAAACTTCTCCAATCTGAAAATAACGCAACCCGGTTAGGTATTTTCCTGATCGGATTGTGAGGTGTTTATTTATGGTCACATTCAGTCCGGCGCAGGTATGCGTCAAAATTGGATCTGCCGGCAAAACAAAATATAATCTTCCAGCATTCAATATGCTGGTGCGTGCATTCCTTGCTGGTGCATATATTGCAATGGGTGCTGCCCTTGCAACCGTTGGATCAACCTGAGTCTCCGCAGTATTTGGTGCAGGTATCAGCCTGTTTGTTACCGGTGCTCTTTTCCCGATCGGTTTAATTATCATCGTTTTAACCGGTGCAGAACTCTTTACCGGCGACGCGATGTTTGCCCCAATGGCAGTTCTTCAGGGTCATGTCGGTATTGGCAGACTTGCTTATCTCTGGGTTGTTGTTTACATTGGTAACCTTATTGGGTCCATCTTCATGGCATTCCTTGTCAGCTACGGTCCATACACTTCCTGGAGCGTAGCAGGTGTTGCAACCGTAACCGCATTCGGTCTCCGTGCAATCGCAATTGGAACGGCAAAAGTTTCCTACACTGGAGCAATGGGTATTCTCTCCTGTTTCTTCAAAGCAATCCTTTGTAACTGGCTCGTGTGCCTCGCTCTCTTCCTTGGCCTCGCAGCAAACGATGTAATCGGCAAGATCGTTGCAATCTGGTTCCCGATCATGGCTTTCGTTGCCTCTGGATATGAACACTGTGTTGCAAACATGTACTTCATCCCGGCTGCAATCATCACAAACGGATTTACCGGAAACACAGTTGACAACCTGAACTGGGTCGGCATGTGGACGAACAACATTATCTGGGCAACCCTTGGTAACATTGTTGGTGCCGTCATCTTCATGGCAATCGTCTACTACTACTGCTACAAGTCAGAAATCTGTGCACTTTGTGAAACAAAATAAGATAAGTTCGGCGTAATCCCTACGTCTTCTTATCTAACCATCTCTCTTTTTTGCTGCACTGCAAGACATGCATATATTTAACCTAAGAAATATCACTATCACTAAAGACCGGTGTCTCTCATGAAAATAAAAGGCGTAAAAATCAGCTTGGCCCCCATGCATTATATTGTTGTAATATTTTTCCTTGCACTCTTTGTCTGGTCATACTTTGCGACCCAGGATGCCATGTTTCTTTATTGGGGAGTCCCGCTCTCTCTTTGTTTGTTTGTGATTCCTCTGATAAACAGTTACAGTGTTGGAAAACAATACATCACGCTTCTCCCGGAATATGAGGCTGAATCAAAACCCTGCAGGATAAAACAGATCGGTCGTCCAATGGAGGGAAAGCCAGTACGAATTGAGGGCGTTGTTCAGGGGCTGAAAGGCAGATTCATCAACCGTCCCGGATTTAAAATCTTTGATGGTTCGGGAACGGTCGTTGCCCAGCGTTCTTCTCCGCTGGATATCGATATCCGGGTTGGAGATAACATCGAGGTTGTCGGCATGGTCGTTAAACGATATGCCTTTGCGGGAGATTATGTAGTTCATGCAATCGGTGTGAAAAAAATAGATACCCTGACTCCTCTTGAGATGGACGAGGCCCTTGTTTCTCCGGATGCCCCGAAAATCAAAAAATATAATTAACACTCTTTTCACCCCGTTTTTTTTAATCCGAAACCAATAGTATTAATCCTTTGAGGTCAGACTCATTGTTATGTTGCATGAAGTGGTTGTATACTCGCTTTCCGGTTGTCCTCACTGTAAGGCATTGAAAACATTCCTTGATAACCAGAAGATAACGTACACAAATATTGATGTAGGCGAAGATGAAAAAGCCGCCGCAGAAATGATCAAGATCTCCGGCTAGAGGGGCGTTCCTGTCACCGTCATCGACGGCGAAAAAATCGTTGTTGGTGATGATCTGAAAAAAGTCATGGAGTATCTTGACGCTCCCGTGGCGATAAAAAAAGCCCCGGACATTTCTACAGATCACGAACTCGTGGTGATTGGTGCTGGAGCCGGCGGTCTGTCTGCAGCCATGTACGGCGCCCGAAAGGGCATCGATATGGTCGTAATCACCGGCGCAATCGGTGGGATGGTGAATCAGAGTTATGTGGTTGAGAACTATCCGGGCATCCCCGATATATCTGGCGCTGATCTGATGAAAAAAATCTATGATCATACGGTAAGTTCCGGGGGGATTTTCGTTGAGGATGTCGTGACCAGTCTTTCCAAAACCGGGGATGTTTTTTCCATTGACACACTTAACGGAGCACATTACTCGGCGAAGGCCGTTATAGCCGCAACTGGAAGGTCTCCACGTCTCTCCGGAGCGAAAGGCGAGACTGACTTTCTCGGGAAAGGCGTTGCGATCTGTACAACCTGTGACGGGCCGTTATACAAAAATAAGGTGGTTGGGATCCTTGGCGGAGGCAACACAGCAGTTGATATGGCGATTGAACTGAGCGATATTGCCTCAACAATCCATCTGATCGTCCGCAGCAAACTGAAAGCCGACAAGGTTCTGATCGACTGGCTCAAAACGAAGAAGAACATTGTTCTGCACAAAGGATATACTATCGAAGAATTTGGAGGCGGTAAGTTTCTCGAGTACGTCGTTTTGAAAAAACAGGGCGGGATTACCAGCATCCTTGGAAAAGGCGAAGAAAAGATCCCTGTCGACGGTGTCTTCCTTGGAATCGGTCTCGATCCAAACACCTCCATCTTCGAGGGTCTTGGAGTAACAATGAATCCAAATAAAGAAATCATCGTCGATATCGACTGCAATACGAATGTTCCCGGATTTTATGCGGCTGGTGATGCGACCTCTATCAAAGCCAAGCAGATTGCTTCATCCGTCGGCGAAGGAGTCAAGGCTCTTCTTTCAGCATACGATTACCTGAGACGGTAATCCTCTTTTTTTTCAAAATATAGTATCTCTGGATTTGAGTTCAGACAAAAAAGATTGACTGAGAATATTTCTCAGGTATGCGGCTTTACTCGTAAAGCTCGGACTCGTCGATCTTTGTATAAGAAACGAGTTCTGCAGGAGTAAAGTGAATGCCGATTTCGCGTGCTGCACTCTCGGGAGAGTCTGCTGCATGAATGACATTTTTGCCGATGGACAGAGCATAATCGCCGCGGATCGTTCCGGGGTTAGCTTCTGTCGGGTTGGTTGCACCGTTCATTTTCCGAACTGTTGCAACAACATTGTCACCTTCGAGGACAAAGCGGAAAACCGGTCCACTCGTAATGTATGCTTTCATACCCGGGTAGAAGGGTTTTGCGAGGTGTTCCTCATAATGCTTGTCGACAATGGATTCTGCAAGAACGCCGAATTTGCCGGCGACAATCTTGAATCCCTTGTTTTCAAAGCGGGAGAGAATCTCACCAACGAGACCGCGCTGGACGCCGTCGGGTTTGATCATCACAAAGGTGCGTTCCATAAATCAAATCACTCCTTACCGCGTGCCTTGCGACCTGCTGCGGTCCAGGCTACACGTCTGGGGATTCTGCCGAGATTATAGTTGCTCTGGCATTTTGATGAGCAGAAATAGAAAACTGCGCCATCTTTTCTCACAAAGAGCTTACCGGTTCCGGGCTCAAGCTGCTTTCCGCAGTAGCTGCAGGTATATGTATCCACCATGCTTCTTACCTCCGGGAAAGTTTCTTTGCTTCGCGTTCCGTTTCAAGGAGCATCAGAATGTCACCCTCACGGATAGGTCCGAAAGTGTTACGGGTAATGATACGCCCCTTGTTTGAGCCATCAAGGACACGGCATTTAATCTGGGATGCCTCTCCGTGCATTCCGGTAAGGCCGATGACCTCAATAACTTCTGCTGGCGTTGCATCATCAGGCATGGAATTATCCTCTCAGTGCCTTGATCTGACCGGCAAGATCTGCTACGAGTTCTTTGCCTTTGCCGACTTTAACGATTGCTACTGCAGTGCATCCGACGTCAAGACCGCATGCGGCTCCGATGTCTGCCTGCTTGTTGATGAAAACAAACGGAATTTCCTTCTCGTCTGCAAGTCCTGGGATGTGCATGACGATTTCTTCTGGTGCAACATCTGCACCGATTAAGACGAGTGCTGCAATTCCACGCTCGACGGCCTTGGTTGCCTCGTTTGCGCCTTTCTTAATCTTTCCGGTGTCACGTGCAAGCTCAAGCGCTTCAAGTGCTTTGTTCTGAAGTTCTTCGGGGACTTCAAACATCTGGTAAATCTTTGCCATAATTACTCACTTCACTCGAGAGGTTTTACCCTCTGTCATCGCTCATCAGCGGTCATACTGGTAGGTACAAAACAGTCTCAGGAAAATCCTGATTAGTTCCCCCCGTACGGGGTAACCGTTGCTGGCGTAACTATACTTATGGGTCTGAATTTGAGATAAAGATATGGATGAACGTCATGAAATACTGAGTATCGTTTTGGAAGAAATTCTCCCCGCTCCTATTGACGGATGAAAGGCCACTGGATTTTTCTGTATCAAAAAAAATCCAATTTTGATCTCTTTTGCTCATTTCGATCATTATGTTGCCCTTAAAGAATTTTCCTGCGGGACGTTTTGTTTTCAAGGAATAGGAACCAGTGATTTTCGATCTTGTGCCCCGCGCTAAAGATTCATCAAACAAGATGGATCAATGCTACTCGATCCGATATATGTCTATACCATCTGCTGAGAAAACATTCACGAGATCTTCCAGCGGGAGGTTGATTGTATACATTTCCTGCTCTACTTCGCCGACGAACAAATACGCTACTCCATACTTCTTCATAAGGCTGATTGTTTGCGTTGGATCCTCGTATATCGCACGCACGTCGGCCATCCGTGTGGATACATCTTCTGTCTCTTCTATCCCAGTTCTCCATCCGACTTCATGTCCCGTCCATCCAATAATCGTGGACAAACCGGTCATCGCTGAAACGCGTGATCCGTACGTATATGATGTTCCTGCTGCTTCGACCACGATTATCGTGGGATCATTGAGACTCTGCAGATATTCTATACCCTGATAGTCTGCCGGGTGTGAGACGACAAGCCATGCTTCTCCATCCAGATTTCCACCAGGATAACCCAAATTTATGCCTCCTACAACAAAGATCCCTGCAAGACAAATGAACACCAAACATGCCGCCACCCATGCCTTTTTGAGATCTACTGCAAAAACCTTGTTTTTGAGCCATTTACCGATAATCAGCATTGATGATATTCCAAGGAAGAACCACGCACAAAATCCAAACTTGAAGACGGTGTTCATTCGGTAGTATGAATCACCCATGTAGTCTTTGAGATAAAATATTTCGAGAAAAACTAAGATGGAAAGTCCAATCACACCGAAGATGATCTCCGGCAGCCACTCTTTCTTCCCAAGGAACAGGATAATACAGAACAGAGCCACTCCCAGTGATGCATAACCGAAAAGTCCGAATATGATTGGAAGCGCAATCAACCAGGGATATTTTTTCAGAACCGATAATCCATTGATGACAAAAATCACGATGAAGAACAGATATACACCGAGGAACTCAACAATCGGAGATGGTGTTGTTACGAGGAAAAATCCTTCGATGCTTGAACCTCCTGTTGTGAGCATCTGATATAAGAAGGGAGCATAGGCTAGAAGAGAAAGTACGGGGACAAGGAGAAACGGCAGAAGTTTGCGAATCTGATGCTGATCGAATCTCCACCAGACCATAAAGGCAACGACGACATACACTCCAGCGTAGATTATCACATCCCATGAGTTCATGGCGGGCATTGTGCCAAGAGACAAGGCAAGAAGACAGATCAGAAGATATTTTCCCCAGCCTTTGAGATACTGCCATCTTGTTATCATCACCGCAATCAGACAGATAAACACCAGTTGATTAAAACAGGCGAGAAGATGTGCATGGGGGTCACCCCACAAAAAGGAAAAAAGCGGGTATTCATTGATCGTTGTTCCTTCGCCGATCACCCGGGTTGATAACCACCAGGCGTCAATTGCACCCTTCCCAGAGAATGCATACCATATCAGGGCCGCATTTGGTATGATCAAAACCAGCATTGTGAGCCACTGATGGCGTTTAAGAAGCAGAACCCCGATCGCATAGGCCGAAACTGCGGCCAAAGCGAAAACCGTCGGGATCATCAGATTGAAGACCACGGAACTTGTTCCCATGGCAAGAATCCCTAACACGCCCATCATCCAGTGTCCAAGATAATAGTATATATTGAGGGTTTCACCTGTGAAC
The sequence above is a segment of the uncultured Methanocorpusculum sp. genome. Coding sequences within it:
- the ndk gene encoding nucleoside-diphosphate kinase, which codes for MERTFVMIKPDGVQRGLVGEILSRFENKGFKIVAGKFGVLAESIVDKHYEEHLAKPFYPGMKAYITSGPVFRFVLEGDNVVATVRKMNGATNPTEANPGTIRGDYALSIGKNVIHAADSPESAAREIGIHFTPAELVSYTKIDESELYE
- a CDS encoding nucleotide-binding protein, with the translated sequence MKIKGVKISLAPMHYIVVIFFLALFVWSYFATQDAMFLYWGVPLSLCLFVIPLINSYSVGKQYITLLPEYEAESKPCRIKQIGRPMEGKPVRIEGVVQGLKGRFINRPGFKIFDGSGTVVAQRSSPLDIDIRVGDNIEVVGMVVKRYAFAGDYVVHAIGVKKIDTLTPLEMDEALVSPDAPKIKKYN
- a CDS encoding DUF2298 domain-containing protein, with product MISIESQILTVILWLIVIKFCQISVYPYLKPALGRVSYGLAYPIGILLLTIVSWYLGLAGLPVQLALILFALLGGFAFFKKQYEPTDLKNQIRWDIIFFAAFALLLIVRWFSPGIIPSGEKFMDAAFLGSIMLNPTVTPHDPWFTGETLNIYYYLGHWMMGVLGILAMGTSSVVFNLMIPTVFALAAVSAYAIGVLLLKRHQWLTMLVLIIPNAALIWYAFSGKGAIDAWWLSTRVIGEGTTINEYPLFSFLWGDPHAHLLACFNQLVFICLIAVMITRWQYLKGWGKYLLICLLALSLGTMPAMNSWDVIIYAGVYVVVAFMVWWRFDQHQIRKLLPFLLVPVLSLLAYAPFLYQMLTTGGSSIEGFFLVTTPSPIVEFLGVYLFFIVIFVINGLSVLKKYPWLIALPIIFGLFGYASLGVALFCIILFLGKKEWLPEIIFGVIGLSILVFLEIFYLKDYMGDSYYRMNTVFKFGFCAWFFLGISSMLIIGKWLKNKVFAVDLKKAWVAACLVFICLAGIFVVGGINLGYPGGNLDGEAWLVVSHPADYQGIEYLQSLNDPTIIVVEAAGTSYTYGSRVSAMTGLSTIIGWTGHEVGWRTGIEETEDVSTRMADVRAIYEDPTQTISLMKKYGVAYLFVGEVEQEMYTINLPLEDLVNVFSADGIDIYRIE
- the rpl7ae gene encoding 50S ribosomal protein L7Ae; translation: MAKIYQMFEVPEELQNKALEALELARDTGKIKKGANEATKAVERGIAALVLIGADVAPEEIVMHIPGLADEKEIPFVFINKQADIGAACGLDVGCTAVAIVKVGKGKELVADLAGQIKALRG
- a CDS encoding glutaredoxin family protein, producing MLHEVVVYSLSGCPHCKALKTFLDNQKITYTNIDVGEDEKAAAEMIKISG
- a CDS encoding FAD-dependent oxidoreductase, with the protein product MEYLDAPVAIKKAPDISTDHELVVIGAGAGGLSAAMYGARKGIDMVVITGAIGGMVNQSYVVENYPGIPDISGADLMKKIYDHTVSSGGIFVEDVVTSLSKTGDVFSIDTLNGAHYSAKAVIAATGRSPRLSGAKGETDFLGKGVAICTTCDGPLYKNKVVGILGGGNTAVDMAIELSDIASTIHLIVRSKLKADKVLIDWLKTKKNIVLHKGYTIEEFGGGKFLEYVVLKKQGGITSILGKGEEKIPVDGVFLGIGLDPNTSIFEGLGVTMNPNKEIIVDIDCNTNVPGFYAAGDATSIKAKQIASSVGEGVKALLSAYDYLRR
- the glp gene encoding gephyrin-like molybdotransferase Glp; translated protein: MRFLKLVSVEEAEKTLLSLAKLLPTEQVALDKASGRILAEPVCSPADIPGFNRSVKDGYAVRSIDTLGAGELRPNLLKLVGKIAMGENNSGSIGEKEAKYIPTGGVMPENADAVIMQEQAELAGTTLLVKGAVNPGLDVLKYNEDFSKDEEVFSAGHIITAQTAGVLAAFGLDPVLVRKCPRVGIISTGNELIPPGNTPDIGQIRDTNTSLLRTFMTELGAEPIVYGIIRDEADVLQPVLSKAAAECDLVILSGGSSKDERDVTSKVIENLGKVLVHGISVAPGKPTIIGCINEVPIIGLPGNPTSTFMIATLFVAPLLAKMTGANRKLHSIKARVSTSFPSEKGRADLIRVKLLANGDAEQVLGKSGLLNTLVKSDGYIIVPAGPDGYEAGEMVEVYLW
- a CDS encoding 50S ribosomal protein L24e — translated: MVDTYTCSYCGKQLEPGTGKLFVRKDGAVFYFCSSKCQSNYNLGRIPRRVAWTAAGRKARGKE
- a CDS encoding formate/nitrite transporter family protein produces the protein MKIGTAGTYKTSLPALNMLVRAFLAGAYVAMGATLATVSSTDVAAYFGPGISQLIVGAVFPVGLMLVVFTGAELFTGDAMFAPMSILQGYIRMRKLVYLWAIVYVGNLIGSVFMAFLVSYGPYTSWDNAGVATVTIFGLRAIQIGAAKVAYTGTMGFLSCFFKGILCNWLVCLALFLGLAADDVISKIAALWFPIMAFATSGFEHCVANMFFIPAAIITNGFTGNIVTNLNWVDMWTHNIIWTTLGNIVGAVVFMACVYYYCYKSEICVLSEKNKMQYSSSIHFFNPNFLFTISRMRQSHENTLTPAVIG
- a CDS encoding 30S ribosomal protein S28e codes for the protein MPDDATPAEVIEVIGLTGMHGEASQIKCRVLDGSNKGRIITRNTFGPIREGDILMLLETEREAKKLSRR
- a CDS encoding formate/nitrite transporter family protein, with amino-acid sequence MVLTGAELFTGDAMFAPMAVLQGHVGIGRLAYLWVVVYIGNLIGSIFMAFLVSYGPYTSWSVAGVATVTAFGLRAIAIGTAKVSYTGAMGILSCFFKAILCNWLVCLALFLGLAANDVIGKIVAIWFPIMAFVASGYEHCVANMYFIPAAIITNGFTGNTVDNLNWVGMWTNNIIWATLGNIVGAVIFMAIVYYYCYKSEICALCETK